The DNA sequence CATGCCGAGCCCCTCGTCGAACGAGTCGTTGAGCTGTTGCGTGCGGCGGGCGCGCACGTTGAGACGGGTGAGTTCGGCGCGATGATGCGGGTGTCATCGGTCAATGACGGCCCGTTTACGATGCTGCTCGACACCGCAACCCTGTAGCCCCGGCCGCCGCGCTGGTAGCGTCGGCATATGGTGAGTCAACACACGCTCGACACCCTGCGTCACTTCGCCGAGGAGCGGGAGTGGCAGCAGTTTCACTCGCCCAGCAACCTCGCGAAAAGCATCAGCATCGAGGCGGCCGAGCTGCTTGAGCTTTATCAGTGGAGCGACGAGGCTGACAGGCAAGAGGTTGCCGATGAGCTCGCCGACGTTTTGCACTACTGCATCGCCCTGGCCCGCGTGATGGGGTTTGACCTCGATGAGATTCTGCTGTCGAAGCTGGAGAAGACGCGGCTGAAGTATCCGGTCGAGCACACCCGTGGGCGTATCGCGCCGATCGAGTAGGGCGCGGAACCTCGGCGCAGGATGCGGGGAAGGTGACCTTCCAGCGTCAGCTGTCGCTGGTTCCGCCGCTCAGCGTTTCACCGCACAGCGATGCGTAGGTCAGCATCTCAGAGATGGTGGCGCTGTACTCGTCGTGAAAACGAGTGAGGTCATCGTCGGTGGTGGCGTCAGTGTAGGTCGCTAAGAACGCGCCGGCGTCGATGTGGCCCTCGCCAATTTTCGTCAACGCGTCGTGTACGCGAGCGTTTTCGATGCCGGCGGCGATGTTGACGACGGTGTCGCCGAAGCCCGAAGTCAGGTCGCTGAGACTCGCGTAGTAGTCGGCGGCGCCGGGAGCGTCAGGAGCGACGGCGAAGGGTTCTTCTGCGTCGAAGGCGACGCCGGCGTCGTGCGAAGCCTCGGTGCTGGCGGCGTCGAACTGCGTGAGCGCCCGCTCAAACTTGACCCACGATGACGCGCACGCCGCGTCAAGCTTTTGCTGCGGCTCCGGCACGTTCGTTGGGGTGAGTTCATCAGGCACGGTAATCGTCGGCTGTGTGACCGGCGCACTGTGCGCATCACACCCCGTGAGCATCAGCGCAGCCGCGATAAGCATCGCGATTGCCATCGGTGGTGTCTTCATCTCTCCCCCTCGCTCGATCGTACCGAGGTGTGCCGAGCGCTGGCCGAGAAGGTGGTCTCGGGGAGGAAGAGGGCCGAGGTCATCTGGGGGAATGACCTCGGCCCGGTCGCGCGGCGGCAGAGGCAGCGCACGCGATAGCTTTCGCGCGGGTTAGGTGCGCTGTTTGCGCAATACCCGTCCTGCCGCGATCGCTAGTCCTGTCATCAGGAGCAGCACGCCGAGTGCGAGCCCCTGGGCTTCACCCGCGCCGGTGGACGCGAGCGGCGCAGACGTCGAGGTGGGTGACGGCGTTACCGAAGCAGACGGCGTCGGCATCTCCGAAGGTTCCGGCGTCGGCACCGGAGTCGGCTCGGGCACGTCAGCGATCGCCAGGGTGTGCGCGGCCGAGTCCGCGGCGGTCATCGACGCGTCGGCCGGCACGAATCGCGCCGATACCGACACCGAACCTGCGCTCGTCGCTGGCACCGTGAGCGTCGCCGCGCCATCGGTCAACGCAACGGCGTCGCCGACGATCTTTCCGTCGATCAGCAGCGCCACGGTTCCGTTCGCCGTCGAAGGCGAACCAATCGCGCGGGTAACCGACGGTGCGGTCGGGTCGCTTAGCGTGACAGAAACCTGCAGCGTGACCGCGTCGCCAACGTGCGCCTCGGCGGCTGACAGCTGCGACGTGACGGTGCTGGTCCACGCGACGACCGTGGCCGTCGTTGACGCATCTGCCGGTGCGTGACGGTCATCGCCGAGATAGTCGGCCACCAGCGTGTGGGACCCGACCTCAAGCGTATTGACGGTGAACGTTGCGACGCCGTCAACGATCGGCGCGGTGCCGAGTACCGTTCCATCGTCGACAAACTCAACGACGCCGGTCGGGTTTTCGCCGTCGATCGTTGCGGTCAACACGCGGTCAGAACCGTGCACGGCTGTCGGCGACGCGGTGACGTTCACCGTCGTCGCGATCGGAACCACGTCGTACGTTGCCGATGCGGTGGCCTCGGCAAACATCGTGGTCTGCGGCGAGGTGGCGATGACGCGGTAGGAGCCGACAGGCAGGGGCGGAACCATGACGGCTGCGGCACCTTCAGCACCCGTGGTGAGGGTGGTGGTGAAAAGGGGCAGGCCACCGTCAACGCCGTAGATGTTGACGGTCACGTCGCGGGCTTCGAGGGGGCTGCTTTCACTGTCGGTCACGATGAAGGCGAGCGGCATCGGTGTCATTGCGTCGACACTGGCGAATGCCTCAATCGCGATATTCTGCGCCGCCAGCGACACCGTCAGCGTGCTGGTCGCGGAATCCGTACCGCTGACCCACGGGAGCATGGGGATGTAGCGCGCCGCGACGTCGAACGTACCGGCGGTCGTAGTCGGCACGGCAAGCGTCGCAGCACCAGCCACCAATGCCACCGGGTCGCCAACGACCTGTCCGTCGATCAACAGCTCGACGGCTCCATTCGCCTGCGCACTGGCCGAACCAATCGCGCGCGAGATCGTCGGCGCGTTCGGATCGATCAGCGCGACGGTGACGTCCATCTCCACAGCGTCCGCGACGAGCGCCTCCGTTGCCGACAGATTTGTCGTGACGACGCTTGTCCACCCGCTCACGGTCGCCGTGATTGACGCGTGCGACACGGCATGGCGCACGTCGCCACGGTAGTTCGCGACGATCGTGTGGTCGCCGACATCGAGGGTGTCGATGGTGATCGATGCTGTGCCATCGACAATGGCGACCGTGCCGATGACGGTGCCATCGTCAACGAACTCCACGAGACCCGTCGGGTCGTCGCCGTCGACCGTGGCTGTGAACGTGCGGTCGGAACCGTGCACCGCGGTTGGTGACGCGGTGAGAGTGGTTGTCGATGCGATCGGAACGACGTCGTACGTCACCGATTCGGAAAGCGCATCGTAGAGACCGGTTGCCGCCGCGGTGATTGTGGCGCGGTAGCTGCCAACGGGGAGGGGCGGAACCATAGCACCGGCTGCACCTTCGGCACCGGTGGTGAGGTCAGTGGTGAACAGCGGAAGGCCGCCGTCAACACCGTAAACATTGAGCGTGAGATCGCGATAAGCAACGGGAGCGCCCTCGTCGGTGACCGTCGCGGCGATCGGCATGGGTGTCATCGCGTCGACGCTGGGGAACGCCTCGATGGCGAGGTTCTGCGGGGCAAGCGTCCATACAGTGGGGGTCGTATAGGTGAAGATCGTCACGATGGAGGGTTGCGACGACGTCATGCGGAAGTTGAGGACGTCCGGGCCGAGTACTGCTGGCGCAGGAATCTGAAAGTCGGCACGCAAGAAGCCGTCCTCCTGAGAAACAACTTCGGTGGCAACGTGGGTGGCGCCGCGGTAGACGGATACCGAGGAGCCGGCAAGCTCGTCGGGCGCGCCGGGGAAGATGACATCCAGGCTCGTTTCCGTTTCGGTCATGCGAGCCGTGGGAGGCGTGGTGACCACAGCGCTCGCATACCGCAGGCCAACGGCCGACACAATTGGCGTACTGGTCGACGAGAAGATGTTGGGATCCGTAGGTTCTGCCTTCGCGGCAAACACCTCAGGTAAGGGACTCAGCGCGCCGGTACGCGCGGTGAAGGTCGCAACACCGTTTGCGTCAGTGATGGCCGTGCCAAGCACGACCGACGCTGGGGGCACCAGTGACGTCTTCAGGAGGCTGACGGGGATACCAGCCATGGCGGGCGTCACCGTCGCGGTGTAGGTAATGTCGGTGAAGGCCGGGCGCATCCCGCTTGGGTCAAGCGGTGAGATCGTGAGGGTCGTCGTTGTCACGATCGGGGTCACGTCATATGACGACGTGTGCGTGGCAGGAGCGTGAGATGCGGTTGGGGGAACAATGATCCTGACCACGTACGCGCCAACCGGTTGTGGGGGAATCTCGATTGAACCCATCCCAGCGGAGTCGGATCGGAGATCGGTAGCAAACACGGGCGACGTCATGTCTGGATACCGAAAGACGGCGACACTGAAGGCCCGTTCTGCAATGGGCACATCCGATGCACCTGAAAGGACGAATGTGGCTGGCATAGCGGTTCTGACGTCGACCTTGCTGTGCCCCAGCACGACCGAGGCGTTCGTTGCAGCTCCCGCCGAGGCGAGAACGGTGACCGTGTGCTGAACAGTCGACGCGAGGTGGTCATCATTACCCTCGAACGTGACGGTCATCACATGCGTGCCTGGCCGGAGATGCCCGATATTAATAGTGGCTGTGTCTTTGCCGTCATAGACGGAATCGAACGCGTAGAGCGTGTTTAACGTGACCGATACCCGCCCGTTCGGCGCAGAAGCATCCGGCGATCCCGCAACCGCGGCTGTGATCACCACGTCCTCCATTGACCAAAACGTTGTTGGACTGGAAATGCTGACCGACGTGGAGCTCTTTGCAACGTCCGTGCTCGAGGGCGCGGGTTCTGCAGATGCCGTCACCGGAACCGTGAGGGCCGGAACCAGAAGCCCAACGGTGACGAGGGCGGCAGCAACAAGGCTGCCGATGCCGCGACGGTGGATACTTCTGCGTGGGTGGCGCACGGTCGGCACCTCTGATTGAGCGGACACGTTCGACTCCAAGTTCGGGTTTGTCTTGTTATTCGCGTGTCTCTCCCACACGCAAGAAAACAAATCTACTCAGCCCAAGGCCAAAAGTAAACGTTATCCACGTTTCAGTTTGAATATGTTTTGGTCTTTATCTATCGATCTCGCTGGCGAGTGCTCGGTTACGGAGTATTCCTTCGCGGGGTTACGACATTTCGACTGACGTGTCTGCCGCCTCAGGAATTTGGTATCCGATCAGCCATGAGACGCCGAAACGGTCGATGACGGTGCCGTCGTAGTCTCCCCACGCACGCTTCTGTAGCGGGTCGGTGATGGTTCCGCCGTCGGCAAGAGCATCGAACCACTGTGTGAGGGTGCCGGGGTCTTTGGTGCCGAGGAGGGAGAAATGAAGGCCGGTCATTGAGAGTGCAGCCTCGCCCTGGGCCGCGTCGGCGGCGGCGAGTTCAACATCTCCGATGAGCATGCCGTGGCCGATCGCCTCGGGCGGGCCGTCGGTACGTCCGAGGGTTTTGTAGTCGTAGAGGTGCAGGGTGCCGCCGAAGATCTCTTGGTACCGAGTGAGGGCTTCGGCCGCGGTGCCGTCGAACAGGATGTAGGGAATGAGTCCGCTCATAGGGTTAGCGTATGGGCGACGCGAGCACCGGAGTAAGGGGTTGAAGTGCGCGGCCGCGTGAGGTACCGGCGGTGATCGGGGCGGTCGCGCGTTTACTCTGCATGCTTGCGGCCAGCGCTTGGCGCCGTGTCAGCGGCGTTGCAGCAAGAACGTTGAGCCGTCGCGGAGGTTCTCCCACAGCATCGCGCTTTCATCCCATGCGATCGCCCGGTAACCGGTTGCCGGAGGGGGTAGCGCAATCGTGGTGCCGTCGAGCGTGACCGCCGCTTCTGCTTGTCGCTGGTCAGTGACGCCTGGCACGTCTTGGCAGTACAGCATTTCGGTTGCGGAGGGGAAGACAAAGCGCACGTCGGCGGTGTCGACGATTTCGAATCCGGCACCCGAATCGAAGTGCGTGTGCTGCCAGCTGCCAATGAGGGCCGTTGCGAGGTCTCCGGCGGCATCGGCCGGGAGCGTTGCCGGAACGCCGGAGTCCAGACGCGGAGCATCCCACCCGCAACTCTTCTCCTGCGTACGAACTTCTGGTGTGGCCGCTTCGGTCTCCTCGGCTTGTACTGTCGCGTCAGCATCTTCGGCGTCGCGCGAACCCTCAGCCGATCCTGCAGGTTCCGCCGCCTGCGCCTCTGCCGCACCCTCCGCGGCGCTGTTTGTTGGTTCCGTCGGCGCCTGCGTCGCTTGCCCAGCGCAGGCAGACAACCACAGCACCCCGATGAAAACTGCACCTACTGCTGACAATCGTTTTGAGGCCAACATCATCGTTCTCCCTCTCACACAAACCGCAGGTCAAAAGTCACATATGCCTCAGACCGTAGCATCAAGCACCAAAGTCCGCTCGGCGGGTGGGTTCGGTCGGCCCTGACCGGCGCTCGCAAGACGGGTCGACTCGGTCGGCCCCTGTCAACGCTCGCCAGGCGGGTGGGTTCGGTCGGCACCTGACCCGTAATCGCAAGGCGGGTCGGTTTGGTCAGCCCCGCCCACGCTCCGCGGCTGTGACAGCGCGGCGCACTTCCCCGAGATTCGACGCAGCGACAGGTTTGGCGGGTAGGTCCAGTCACCTGCTGCCCGCGCCCGCATGGAGAACATGACTGCGCGACGCACTTCTCCCCTACGTTCGACGCGGCGACAAGTTTGGCGGGCCGGGCGGCCGGGCGGGACGCCAGCGTTGCTGCGGGTCGATCCAGCGGGGTGGGCACACTTCGGGTATTCCGCCCCGCATGCGGATGTTCCAACCGTGGGTGTCGAGGTATCGGTGGTGATGCCAGCAGAGGAGTACCCCGTTGTCGGTATGGGTGGGCCCGCCGCGGGCGTGGTCGGTGACGTGGTGGATTTCGCACCAGGCGGCAGTGACGGAGCAGCCGGGAATGATGCATCCGCCGTCGCGGAGGGCGATCGCGCGGCGCTGGTGGCGATTGAAAACGCGTTCTTCGGTTTCGATGCGCGTAATGCGGCCGGTGGACGTGGTGGTCACCCGTTGGATGGCGCCGGAGCACGCGGTGTGACGTGCGGTGGCGAGCGAAACGGGAAAGTTGTCGACCTGCGCCCAGCCCCGCCCTGAGGTGAGCTCTTCTTCAGTAACGCGCACCACTAGGGTGGGCGCGGCGCCACCGATCGTGGGGAGTTTTTCAGACGCGGCGGCGACCCCGAGCACGGTCGCCAGCGCATCGTGGCGGCGTTGGGCCGCGGTGCGGCGGTCGGCGTGAGCGTCTGCAAGCGATGCGGAGTCAACAAACCGCACTCCCCCTGCGTCTGTCGTGGTTCCGCTTTCTGCACCGGTGGTTCCGTCGTGCCCCGTGGTTGCGTCTTCCGCCTGGCCTTTTGCGGGTTGGAGGCGGGGGTTGTTGATGGCGGCGTCGATGCGTGCGAATTGGGCGGCAACTTCGGGCAGGAGGAGGCCGTTGATAGGGATGAGGCCGTCGCGCGCGGCGCCGAGGGTGATGCCGCGCTGCTTGGCGGCGCGGGCGTCGGCGGGTTCGGCGCCGTCTTGGTCGAGCCAGGTGGCCCAGGTGTGTGCGTGCACTTTGAGCACGTCGGCCGCGACCGGCAGCCAGCCGTCGGCGGCGACGGTGGCGCGTGCGGTTTCGGCGTCGGGGAGGTGCGGAACCTGGGGTGCGGCGTCGGGGTCTGTTGAATCTTGCGTGGCTTCGTCTTGGACTGTTGAGTCTTGGGTGCCGTCGCCGGTGATGGCGACGAGTGCCATGGCGGTGTCGGCGGAGGCGAAGCCGGCCGCGTCAGCGCGGTCGCGGGCAGTGAGCATGGGGCCGGCGATGGCGAGGATGCCGTCGACTCCGGTGGCTCCGCACGCGAGTGCTTGGCGAAGTTTGGGGAGCGCGCCGGGGAGGGCTTCACCGGTGGTGACGCAGGTGCGGCCGCGGAGGGCTGCGGATGCGCGGAACCATTTGGCTGCGGTGGGTGCGCTGACGCCGGTGGCGCGCTGGAGGAACTCGTTGGTGCGTGCGCAGCCGTGGCGCACGCTGAAGCGTTCTTCGCGCGCTGTTGATTGAGACCGCGCTTCAACTTCTCCTGCCACTTCGATGAGGGCAGCTTCGACCGAGCGCAAGAGTTGGCCGGCCTCGACCGCGAGGCATCGCAACTCGTCATCGGTGAGCGCCCGAACACTCTCTGTCGACACGATTTCACCCACGCTCTCGCGCACGACGTGGGTGGCGTCGGCGAGAGCGTGGGTCGTGTTGCTCATGCCTCAATTCTCCCAGGGGCCTCCGACATTGAGAGGTCGATATTCCCCAGATTGGGAGGAGAAAACATTAGAAGAAGATGAGAGAAGGTGGGTGTGATTCTTGAGAAGTGGACCGGCCAGGATTCCGGACCTCGCGACATGACGAGTTGCGGGCCAGGGGTACCGTCACGCGGGAGCTGCGGACAGCCGCATGTACATCGAAGTCCCCTGGTACACACTCCGGAGTTCGTGGAGCGTGTACCAGGGGAACACCGGCAACTACAGCGTCGCGGCAAACGGGTCGCGGCCTTCGGGAACGAGTGGAATCTCGCCGACGGTGCTGGCGACCTCGACGAACTGTCCGAGCGAAACCGATTCCTCGATCGCCATTAGAGCGTCGAATACGTGGTAGCCAAGCTCGCCCGTGGCGATGTGCGGCTCGCCAGCGCGAATTGCGCGTGCCATATCGAGCACGCCGAGACCTCGCCCCGATTCAGTTCCGGTGGGTTCAACCACCTCCCACAATGGTGTATCCAGCTCTTCGTACTTCGACGGCGCTCGAGCGATGCGCACCTCACCGACGAAGCGATTCGGGTCGGGGATGATCAACGTGCCCTCAGTGCCGATCACTTCGAATACACCTGAGCGCGAAATATGTGAGTCGAAGCTAAAAACGCTCTGGCTCGTAGCTCCCTGCTCGAACTGAGCGATTGCCTGGACGTGGGTCGGTACCTCGACAGGGAACTCGTCGCCAGCGCGCTCGCCAACGACAATCTTGCGCATTTCGCGACCCTTGAGCCCAACGCCAGCAACGCGGGCGACCGGTCCGAACAGATTCACAAGGGTGCTCATGTAATACGGCCCCATATCAACGACTGGGCCGCCGCCAAAGCCGAACAGAAATTCAGGCGCCGGGTGGAATAGATCCGGGCCGATGTACTGCATGGTCGTCTGTGCGGAGAGCGGAACCCCGATATCGCCGCGTCGGACCGCACGCAGCGCGGTCTGAACAGCCGGGCCAAGGATTGTGTCGGGGGCGATGCCAAGCCGAACTCCGGTGGCAGTAGCTGCGGACAACAACCCCCGCGCCTCTTCGCGGTTCACGCCAATCGGTTTCTCGCTCCAGACATGCTTGCCCGCCTCAACGGCGGCAAGGCTGACGGGCACGTGGGCGACCGGGATCGTCAGGTTAATGACGAGTTCAACGTCAGGATGATTGAGCACATCATCCGGGGTACCAGCGACCGGAACAGCATACTTCTCTGCCTGCGCCGCGGCGCGCGAAACATCAAGGTCTCCGAGCGCGACGACCTTGACATCGGGGAATGTCGTGAGGTTGTCGAGGTACTTCGTGCTGATCATTCCGGTGCCGATGATGCCGACCCCCATGGGAGCCGCGCTCATCGAACACCTGCCTCACGGAGCCAAGCGGCACTCTTCTCGATCGCGTCGAAAATGTCACCGTTGTAGCGGTCAAATTCAATGACAACGAGTTCAGCCGCCGCTGCGCTCGCAAGAATTTCGGTCAACGGTAGCTCACCCTGGCCGGCGATGCGCTGGTCAAGATCGACCTTCGAGCGGTCTTCGGCACGGTACGGGTCTTCGCCAATGATGCCGTCTTTCGCGTGCAGAGCACGAACCTTGGAACCAAGACGCTGCAAGAGAGCAGGAACGTCTTGCCCGCCGGTGGCGGCCCAGAACACATCGACTTCGAGCCCGACGCGCTCGTCAACGAGGCCGGCGAAGATTTCGTAAGCGCTCGTGCCATCGATTTCGTTGTGGAACTCGTGGGAATGGTTGTGGTAACCGAGGCGAATGCCGCGCGAAGCAGCAATCTCGACGGCGTTGTTGAGGCGCTCGGCCGTCTTTTCGATCTCGTCACGAGATGCCCAACGGGTGACGGGAACGTATGCGTCGATCAGGTAGTCAAGACCCATTTCGGCCGCGTAGTCCAGCGTCTGCTCGACGGGGCGAACCTCGAACGAACGCGTCGGCGATGACACGTGATCCGAGAGGAAGTATTCGTGACCACTGCGAATGGTCAAACCGGCGGCCTGGGCGGCATCGCGCATGGCTGCGGCGTTCTCGTCAACGGAGAACACCTCGACGTTATTGAGGCCCGCGGCGGCCAGCTTGGCGAGCGTGCCCGGCAGATCAGCGGCAAGCGCTTCTCGCACGGTGTACAGCTGGACGGACAATTCAGGGCTAGTCATCAGTGCCTCTCTTCGGCGGAACACGCACAGGTACCAGGCATGCAAACAGCACGATACAACAGGTTGATACCCAATTTCGACCGTTGGTTGATTTTTAATCCCAACCAGAGGTAGTGTTTCGCCATGGCAGAGAAAACCCCTTCCACCAACGCCCGTGGCGCATATGCAAAGACGGAACAGTTGCGTCTCGAAGTTCTCGACACGGCCCTGAAGATGGTGGCCGAGTCAGGCTTTGACACGACCACCTTGCAGGGCGTGGCGGATGGCGTTGGGCGTTCCAAAGCTGGTGTTCTGCACCACTTCGGGTCGCTCGACAACCTGATGCTTGAGCTTGTCAAGCACCGCGATGGGGTTAACCGGCAAAGCTTCCCCACCCAAGAAGGAGCCGAGTTCGATGCCCTCCTTGAGCTCATCGCGCACAACGCGACGGTTCCGGGTTTGATCGGTCTGTTCTCCGTGGTTTCAGCGCTTGCCGCGACCGATGCCACGTCTACCGATCGCCGCGAGTACTTCACCCAGCTGTACGAGCGCAACCGCACCGCTTGGACGCAGCGCATTGAACGCGCTCAGCAAGACGGACTCATCCGCAACGATCTGGCCCCGGCCGTGATCGCGACTCTCATCCTCGCGACTCTCGACGGCCTCCAGACGCAATGGCTTCTCGACAGTGATGTCGACATGATCGTGCACCTCAAGGCCCTGATCACCATGCTCGCCCCGGCGCGCTGACATCGCAATCGAGCAACAAACGTCGGCATAACCGCACGACCCCCTAAAGAAATCGGAACCACCATGAAAAACACTCGCGCCGCATTCGGCCCTACGACGCGGGCGGCAGGCATCGGAGCCGCTCTACTCATCTCCGCCCTCGCTCTCGGAGGCTGCACGGCTGCAGCACCGACCGACGACGTCACCTCGAACGAAGACCGTGAACTCACGGTCTGGTTCATGCAGACGGGCGCGTTCCTTGACGTGACCGTTCCTGAGGTCAACGCTCGCTTTGAAGAGGCGACGGGCGCCAAGGTCAAGGTTGAAGTTCAGCAGTGGGACAATATTGTCACCAAGCTGACGACGGCGCTTTCATCGGACAACCCGCCGGACGTCGTGCAGATCGGAAACACGAACATCCAGCTGTTCGCCGCCAACGGCGCCGTTCGCGACCTCACCGACGTTCTTGACGAACTCAAGCACGGTGTCGAGTGGAACGAGAGCCTTGAAGCTCCGTCGATCGTTGATGGCAAGGTTTACGCTGCGCCGCTGCGTGTTTCGACCTACGCGATCGCCTACAACAAGCAGATGTGGGCAGACGCAGGCGTCACCGAAGAGCCTGAGACCTGGGACGAGTTCACCGCGGCTCTCGACGCCGTCAAGGCAAAGAACCCGGCATCGGACTTCTCCGCGCTCTACCTTGCGGGTGCTGACTGGCAGTCATCAATGCCGTTCGTCTACGACGCTGGCGGAAGCTTCTCGAAGCTCAAGGATGGCAAATGGGTCGCTGACATTGACAGCGCTGAGTCGATCAAGGGCCTGGAGCAGTACAAGGAGTTCCAGAACACCTACTCGGCCGCGTCGTCGCAGACCGCGAGCTCGACCTCGCCTGAGGGTTCGAGCGTGATGGCAGAGCTCAAGGCATCGGCGACCATCGCTGGTAACCCCAGCGTGATCGTTGCCATCGAGGCCGGTAACCCCGACCTCGTGGGCCAGATCGGTAGCTTCCCGATGCCGAGCATCAACCACCCGGGCGAGCTCGCTCCGGTGATGGCTGCTGGTTCCGTCGTGTCGATTGCTGCGAAGTCGAAGAACGCTGACCTCGCAACCGAGTACATCAAGATTCTCACCAGCCCCGAGATTCAGCAGGAGTTTGTCGCGCTGAACAACGGCGCGGTGCCGGTTTCGCCGACCTACATCGATGCGATTGTTGACGAGGTTCCGGAGATCCAACAGGCGTTCTACACCGCTGGCAAGAAGGGCATCACGCTGCCCGCATCGGCTGGTTGGGCAACGCTCGAGGCCGACAAGACGCTGAACGACCTGTTCGTGCAGATCGCCACGGGCGCACGTTCGGTCGAAGAGGCAACCGCGAAGTTCGCAGATCACCTCGACGACGTTCTGAACGCCGGATAACGCCGTTTCACTATGAGTCTCCGCAACACTGCGGCTCCACAGGGGCGCCGATCTCGTCGTATGACGGGGTCGGCGTCTCTGACGCCGCTCTTCCTCTTCGCCCCGGCAGCCATCGTTTTGCTGGCCGCCGTCGGCTACCCGCTGGTTCGCCTGGTTATTAGCTCGTTCCAAGACTTCGGCATGAAGTCGCTGTTCCTCGGCGAGACGCCGTGGGTCGGCTTCGACAACTACGTCAACATCTTCACGAGTGACGACTTCTGGCCCGTCATTCTTCGCACGGTCGCGTTTACGGCCGCCTGCCTCATCATCACGGTCGGCCTCGGCATGCTGATGTCAGAGCTGATGATGCGTCTGAACAAGCCCATGCGTATCGCCCTCAACGTCGTGCTGATTCTCGCGTGGGCCATCCCGACGGTGACCGCCACGCTTATATGGCAGTGGCTGTTCCAGCCGCCCTACGGTGTTGTGAACTGGCTCATCACCAAGCTCGGCATCTTCGGAGACTTCACCGACCACAACTGGCTGACCACGCCGACTGACGCGTGGATCATGGTGACGTTGCTTGTTGTCTGGCAGGGTGCGCCGTTCATTGCGTTCACCCTCTACGCGGGCCAATCGCAGATTCCGCGTGAGTACTACGAAGCCGCCATGCTCGATGGTGCGAGCGGGCTCAAGATCTACATGACGGTGACTTTCCCCTTCCTCAAGGCGATCATCTACCTGGTGTCGATCCTCACGATTATTTGGCGATTCAACATCTTCAACCAGATCTGGATCCTCACGGGCGGTGGCCCCGAGGGCGGAACCACGACGCTGGGCATCTGGTCGTTCCGTGAGGCATTCGCGGGCAATAACTACGGTCAGGGCGCGGCAATTGCT is a window from the Microbacterium sp. NC79 genome containing:
- a CDS encoding TetR/AcrR family transcriptional regulator; the encoded protein is MAEKTPSTNARGAYAKTEQLRLEVLDTALKMVAESGFDTTTLQGVADGVGRSKAGVLHHFGSLDNLMLELVKHRDGVNRQSFPTQEGAEFDALLELIAHNATVPGLIGLFSVVSALAATDATSTDRREYFTQLYERNRTAWTQRIERAQQDGLIRNDLAPAVIATLILATLDGLQTQWLLDSDVDMIVHLKALITMLAPAR
- a CDS encoding extracellular solute-binding protein; translation: MKNTRAAFGPTTRAAGIGAALLISALALGGCTAAAPTDDVTSNEDRELTVWFMQTGAFLDVTVPEVNARFEEATGAKVKVEVQQWDNIVTKLTTALSSDNPPDVVQIGNTNIQLFAANGAVRDLTDVLDELKHGVEWNESLEAPSIVDGKVYAAPLRVSTYAIAYNKQMWADAGVTEEPETWDEFTAALDAVKAKNPASDFSALYLAGADWQSSMPFVYDAGGSFSKLKDGKWVADIDSAESIKGLEQYKEFQNTYSAASSQTASSTSPEGSSVMAELKASATIAGNPSVIVAIEAGNPDLVGQIGSFPMPSINHPGELAPVMAAGSVVSIAAKSKNADLATEYIKILTSPEIQQEFVALNNGAVPVSPTYIDAIVDEVPEIQQAFYTAGKKGITLPASAGWATLEADKTLNDLFVQIATGARSVEEATAKFADHLDDVLNAG
- a CDS encoding carbohydrate ABC transporter permease, which translates into the protein MSLRNTAAPQGRRSRRMTGSASLTPLFLFAPAAIVLLAAVGYPLVRLVISSFQDFGMKSLFLGETPWVGFDNYVNIFTSDDFWPVILRTVAFTAACLIITVGLGMLMSELMMRLNKPMRIALNVVLILAWAIPTVTATLIWQWLFQPPYGVVNWLITKLGIFGDFTDHNWLTTPTDAWIMVTLLVVWQGAPFIAFTLYAGQSQIPREYYEAAMLDGASGLKIYMTVTFPFLKAIIYLVSILTIIWRFNIFNQIWILTGGGPEGGTTTLGIWSFREAFAGNNYGQGAAIAVVTAGILMFVTAFYVRRLVRSGEQL